TGTTGTCTGGGTGGAACGCGAGCGGGATGAACGCCTGGAACCCGCCCGTCTCGTCCTGCAGCGCGCGGGCGCGCAGCATGTGGTCGACCCGTTCGGCCGCGGTTTCGATGTGGCCGTAGAGCATCGTCACGTTCGACCGCATGCCGAGCTGGTGGGCGGTGCGGTGGATGGCGAGCCACCGGTCGCCGTCGCACTTGTCGTGACAGATCTTGCGGCGCACGCGCTCGGCGAACACCTCGGCCCCGCCGCCGGGCAGCGAGTCGAGGCCGGCGGCCATCAGCTCGCGCAGCACCTGCTCGTCGGTCATCCCGTAGAGGTCGGCGAAGAAGGCGATCTCGACGGCCGTGAACGCCTTCAGGTGAATCTCCGGCCGGAGGCGCTTGAAGCCCGACAGCAGGTCGGCGTAGTACGAGAACGGCAGGTCCGGGTGCAGCCCGTTGACGATGTGCACCTCGGTCAGCGGCTGGTCGGCGCGGTCGCGCAGCTTCTGCCACGCCTGCTCGAGCGACATCGTGTACGACCCGGGGTCGCCCACCTTCAGCCGCGCGAACGAGCAGAACAGGCAACTGGCCACGCACACGTTGGTCGCCTCGATCCGGATGTTGAAGTTGTAGAAGGTTCGATCGCCGTGGCGCCTCTCGCGCTCCCGGTTGGCGAGCCAGCCGACGGCGTGGTGGTCGGGCGACTCGAACAGCCGGACACCGTCGTCGAGATCGAGCCGCACGCCGGCGTCGAGCTTGGCGGCGACCTCGGCCAGGCCTGCGTCGGCGAGGCGCGAGGCCCCCAGTGCGGCAGAGGCGTTCGTGTGCATGCGTCCCATCGGCGATCTTAGGGCACGGCTCGGCCAGTCGGCAAGGCGAGCTTGAGGTATACTCCTCGGGACAGTCGACGCTCTCCCGGCGTCTCAGGGAAGTTGGGTGCAAGTCCCACACGGTCCCGCCACTGTGAACGGGGAGCAACGATCCAGGTTCCGTCCGGCCAGGTGCCGGCGGCGCGTCACTGTGCCCCTCTCGGGCATGGGAAGACAGGATCGCTTGCGACGATCCGCAAGTCAGGACATCTGATCGCCGGGCCTCGTCCTCATTCGCCTCCGCCTCACCCGGCGGGGGTCCGGCGCGTGGACACGCCGGAGGAGGCCCCATGTTCGCTGCTGTACACCGCATCGCTGGCCCGGTCGTGTGTCTGGGCCTGCTCGTCCCGTTCCTCGTTCCCTCGAACCTGCACGCCGCCCCGGACGACCACGCACGGTTGACGGTGCACGTGATCGACCCCGCGGGAGCGGTCGTGCCGGGCGCGCTCGTGCGCCTGTCGACGCGGGTCGGCACCGTGCGCGAGGAGCACTCGGGGGCAGCGGGCGAAGCCGTCTTCGCCGGCCTCCCACCCGCCCGCTACGCGCTGCACGTGGTCGTCGACGGATTCCGCGCCGACCCGCGTGAGATCGACCTGGTCGGTGGCGCCGACGTGCGCGAGGCCGTCGCGCTCCGCGTGAGCGCGCTGACCGACACCGTGGTCGTCTCGGCGAGCCACGTCGAAGCCCCGCTGTCACGTCTCGCGGCCTCGGCCTCGGTGTTCACCGACACCGACCTGGCCGCCCGGCAGGCGGAGACCGTCGCCGAGATGCTGCGAGCGGTGCCCGGCCTCGTCGTCGCGAGCAACGGCGGACGCGGCTCGGTCACGTCGGTCTTCACGCGGGGCGGCGAGTCGGACTTCACGCTGGTGCTCGTCGACGGCCTCCGGCAGAACGACTTCGGAGGCGCCCACGACTTCGGCCACCTGCCGATTGCCGATGTCGAGCGAGTAGAGGTGGTGCGCGGGGCGCAGAGCGCCCTCTTCGGCAGCGATGCCATCGGCGGCGTCGTCCACCTCGTGACGCGACGAGGCGGTCGTGCGCGGTGGGACGCGCTCGCGGAGGGCGGGCACTTCGGGACGACGCGCCTGAGCGGATCGGCCGCCGGCAGTCGAGGCCTCATCTCGTGGGGCGTCGCCGGCGAACGCCTCGAGTCGGCCGGATACGAAGGCCTTGCGCCAGCGACGGGTGAGCTCGTGAGCAACGACGACTATCGCCGCGCCGACGTCTCGGCCACCTTCGGCTATGGCGGGCGGTTGCACGAGGCCCGCGGGTCGGTGCGGCACGGTCAGTACGAGCGCGGCTACCCCGGCCCGTTCGGCCGCGATCCGAACGGCACGTTCGACGGCGTCGACCGTGTCTCCCGGGGCGACAACGAACGTACGGCGCTCTCGGCAGGCTGGACGAGGAACTGGGCGGGGCGTACGCGGCTCGGCGCCGAGGGCGGCTGGACTCGCTTCGACAGCCGCTTCACGAGCGCCTTCGGCGACTCGTCGAGCGGCACGCGGCGTGCCACCGGGCGCGTGCAGAGCGACGTCGCGGCCGGACCGGCCATCGGACTCTCGGGCGGAGTCGAGGTCCTCTCCGAACAGGGACGCAGTTCGTTCATCGCGGCCGATGGACGCGACGAGCTGCCGATCGAACGCTCGGTCGTGGGCACCTTCGGCGAGGCACGCTACGAACGGGGGCCGGTGTTCGTGGTGGCCGGGCTTCGCGTCGAGCGCATCCACCGGGACGCGGTGACGGGCGACAGTCGCGCGTTCGTCGGCCGCCCGACGCTGGCAGCGCAGACGGTCGTGTCGGCCAACCCGAAGGTGGCCGCCAGCTGGTTCCTGCGGCCCCCGGGCGAGCGGGCACCCGGCTGGACTCGCGTGCGCGCGAGCGCGGGTACGGGCATCCGCCCGCCCGACGCGTTCGAGATCGCCTTCACCGACAACCCGGGGCTCCGCCCCGAGCGCAGCCGCAGCCTCGACATCGGTCTCGAGCAGGCGTGGCTCGGCGGCTCGGTGATCGCCGAGCTCACGTGGTTCGACAACCGGTACACGGATCTGATCGTCGCCGTCGGTCAGTCGTTCCGTGACGCGAGCCGGTACCGCACCGACAACATCGCCAACGCGCGGTCGCGCGGGGTCGAAGCCGGCCTCCACCTGCGCACGCGCGGCGGCGTGCGAATCGCCGGCGCGTACACGTGGCTCGACACGGCGGTGCTCGACGTCGACGGCGTCGCCGGGCGGGCCCCGGCCCCCTTCGTCATGGGCGACTGGCTGATCCGGCGTCCACGCCACGTCGGCGGCGTCGACGTCTCCGTCACGCGCGTCCGATGGTCGGCCTTCACACGGGTCGCGGCGCGGGGCCGCGCCCTCGACGTCGATCCGAGCTTCGGTGCGTTTGGCGGCAAACTGTTCGCACCGGGGTACTGGACGGCCGACGCCGGCGGGGCTCTCCGGCTCGTCGGCGGAGTCGAGGCCTTCGCACGAATCACGAACCTCTTCGATCGCGATCACGAGCCGGCGCTGGGCTTCCCCGGGCTCGGCCGTGCCGCGATGATGGGCGTGCGCGTTGCTCGACGCCACTGACCTCTCGTTCGCCTATCGCGGCGCGCCGGTCGTCGACTCGCTGTCGCTCCGGGTCGGGCAGGGCCAGCTCGTGGGCCTGCTCGGCCCGAACGGCGCGGGCAAGACGACGCTGCTCGGGCTGCTCGCGGGGCTGCTGCGCCCGACGCGGGGCGTGGTTCGCCTCGATGGACGGCCGCTCGGCACGCTGTCGCGGGCGGAGGTCGCCCGGCGGCTCGCGGTCGTGCCGCAGGAGACGCAGCTCGCGTTCGACTACACCGTGCTCGAGATGGCGCTGATGGGCCGGTACCCTCACCTCGGACCGTTCGAGATCGAGGGCCCCGACGATCTCGCGATCGCCCGCGCTGCGCTGGCCTCGACGGGCACCGACCACCTCGAGGCGCGTCGGTTCGCGACGCTGAGCGGCGGCGAGAAGCAGCGAGTCGTCATCGCGAGCGCGCTCGCGCAGTTCGGCGCCGCTTCGCCGGCCGCGGGCGAGCCTGCGGGGCTGCTGCTGCTCGACGAGCCGACGGCCTCGCTCGACCTGCACTTCCAGATGGAGGTGGCCGGGCTGCTGAGGCGTCTCAACCGCGAGCGAGGCCTCACGATGCTGGTCTCGACACACGATCTGAATCTCGCGGCGAGCCTGTGCACCGAGCTCGTGCTCATGCGCGACGGACGGGTCATCGCGAGCGGACCCACGGCGAGGGTGCTCACGGCCGACGCCGTGCACCTGCTGTACGGCATGGACGCGGACGTCCGGTGGCACGACCGCGCGGGCCACCTCACGGTGGTCCCGCTCGCGACCGCGTGAGCGACACGATGCGCCCGCTCGGCCGACGGCTCGTGCGCGTGGTCGCGGCCTTCGGGACCCTGGCGCTCGCGGCTGCGGTTCTGGCGCCCCTCGTGGGCAGCACGAGGATCGACCTCCTGCGCGTGTTCGACACGTCGGTGCCGTTTGCCGACAACGTCGACGCGCAGATCTTCTTCATCGCGCGACTGCCGCGCACGCTGGCCGCGCTGCTCGTCGGCAGCACGCTCGCGGCCTCGGGCGTCGTGCTGCAGGCGCTGCTGCGCAATCCGCTCGCCACGCCGTTCACCCTCGGCGTGTCGGCGGGCGCGTCGCTCGGCGCCATGCTCGCCATGACCTTCGCCCCGCCGATGGCGATCGCCGGGCTGACCGCGGTGCCGCTCGCGAGTTTCGCCGGCTCGATCGGCGCGGTGAGCATCGTCTACGCGCTCTCGACGATCAGGCACCGGGGATTGTCGACCGACGTGCTGCTGCTCGCCGGCGTCACGCTGAACTCGTTCTTCTCGGCCCTGATCCTCTTCGTCCAGTATCTGGCCGACGCCACCGAGACGCTGCAGAACGTGCGCTGGCTGATGGGCGACCTCGATGTCGGCGGCTACGAACCGATTGTCGCGTCGCTGCCGCTCGCGGGTGCCGCGCTGTTCTGCTTCGCGCTCCTGCCGCGCGCCCTGAACCTGCTCGCGCTCGGCCCCGAGAGCGCGGCAGCGCGGGGCGTCGACGTGCACCGTGCGCAGCGACTGGCGTTCTTCAGCGCGTCGATCGCCACAGGCGCGGCCGTGTCGCTCGGCGGCCCGGTGGGCTTCATCGGCATCGTCGTGCCGCATCTCGTCCGGCTGATGGTGGGGGCCGACCACCGGCTCGTGCTGCCTGCGTCGGCGCTCTTCGGCGGAGCATTCCTCGTGGGCTGCGACCTCGTCGCCCGCACGGCCTTCGCACCGATGGAACTGCCGGTGGGCATCGTCACCGCGATGATTGGAGGACCGTTCTTCCTGTGGCTGCTCGTCAGGCACCGCTGAAACGACGATCCGTCGCTGCGACACTGGTCGCGTGCGGAATGCTGGCGAGCGGCATCGCGCCCGCCGGGCAGGAAGGCGTCCGGCGACCGGAGCGCATCATCTCCATCGTGCCGGCCGCCACGGAGATGCTGTTTGCCATCGGCGCCGGCCCGCGGGTCGTCGCCGTCGGCAGCTACGACGCCTACCCGCCGGAGGCGGCGCTCCTCCCGCGCGTTGGCGCGCTCATCGACCCCGACGTCGAGCGGATGTTGTCGCTCACCCCGGACCTCGTCGTGGTCTACGGTTCGCAGCACGATCTCATCGCCCAGCTCGAGCGCTCCCGGGCGGCCCTCTTCCGGTACCGCCACGGCGGCCTGGCCGACGTCCTGACGACGCTGCGTGCGCTCGGCGAGGCCGCGGGCGAGCCGAAGCGGGCCGACGCCCTGGCCCGCCGGATCGACGCCGATATCGACCGCGTGCGGCGCCGCGTGGCCGGACGTTCACGCCCTCGAGTCCTGCTGGTCTTCGGCCGCGAGCCCGGTGGCCTGCGTCACATCCACGCAAGCGGCGGGATGGGCTTCCTGCACGACATGCTCGAAGTCGCCGGCGGCGACAACGTGCTGGCCGACGTGGCGCGCGAGTCGTTGCCGTTGACGACCGAGCAAGTGCTGGCTCGGCGGCCCGATGTGATTCTCGAGGTGCGTGCGGTCGGACCGACCGACGCCGAGCTCGCGAGGGAGCGCGCCGCGTGGGACCGCCTGGCGGCCGTGCCAGCCGTCCGCTCGGGGCGCGTCGTGTTCCTCACGGGCGAGGATCTCGTCGTGCCGGGCCCCCGCGTCGCCGGCGCCGTCGAACGCCTGGCCGCCGCGTTGCACCCCGACATCCGGCCGTAGCCGACCCGACGAGGACCATTCGCGAGACCATTGTCCGCCCGCAGCGGCAGGGGCACCCACCGCCCGCCGCGGCAGGGCCATCATCGTCCGCCCGTAGCGGCAGGGGCTTCAGCCCCTGCCGACCCGGATCGGCGGTACGAAGGCCCGAACCCTCACTCCACGAACTCGATCGCCGCCGGCCTCGGAATGAGCCGCAACTCCCACGCATCGTCGAGGAAGCGCTGCACCGCCTTGCGACCGCGGTCGCCGTAGGCGAGCGTCAACCGGTTCACGTACATGCCCACGAAGCGGTCGGTCCGATCGTGGTCGAGGCCGCGGCCGAACTGCTTGGCGTACTCGAGTGCCTCCGCGCGGTGGTCGAGGGCATGGCTGATGCTCGCGTGCAGCAGCTTCGACACGCGCGACATCAGGTTCGCCCCGAGGTCGCGTCGGATGATGTTCCCGCCGAGCGGCAGCGGGAGGCCCCCGGTGCGATCGGCCCACCACGCGCCGAGGTCGACCACCTTGCGCAACCCCTCATCCTGATACGTGAGCTGCCCTTCGTGGATGAGCAGGCCCGCATCGGCCCGCCCGTCCCGCACGGCCTCGAGGATCTCGTCGAAGGGCATGACGACGAACGCCAGTCCGGGACGGAACATCTGGAGCGCGAGCCAGGCCGAGGTGAGCGTGCCGGGAATCGCCACGGTGACGCCCTCGAGGTCCAGCGGCCGGTCGTCGCGGACGACGACGATCGGCCCGTAGCCATCGCCCATGCTCGCGCCGTGCGGCAGGAGAAGATAGCGTTCGGACAGGTGGGCGTAGGCGTGGAACGACACCGCCGACACCTCGTAGCGACCCTCGAAGGCGGCGCGGTTGAGCGACTCGATGTCGGCGAGCACCTGCTCGACCATCAGGTCGCCGGTGTCGACCGCCCCGGACGCCAGGCCGTAGAACATGAACGCGTCGTCGGAGTCGGGACTGTGGGCCACGGTGATTCTGGTCATGATTGGTCTCGTACACGCACACGTCGGGCGGCGCCCGACTGGATCGTGCTCCCGTTCAGGCTGGGGTCATCTCGGGTTTCGCGCAGTCGACCAGACGTTCGAGCAGGCGCTCGACGGCCTGGGGGTCGTCCAGCTGGAACCGCGCGGCCGACGGACGGTCGCCGACGGCCACGGTCACCGCCGAGGCCCCGAGAGCGACGATGGCATCCTCGTCGGTGATGTCGTCGCCAGCGTACAACACGGCCGGCGGCTCGCCCAGCCTCTCGGCGACGCGCTCACGAATCCAGTGCGCCGCATCCCCCTTGTTCCATGGAGTCGCCGGCAGCAGCTCGCAGATGGCCTTGCCGCGCATGAGGCGGAGTTGCCGCCGGTCGAGGGAGGCCCGCGCCAGCTCGAGCACGAGCCGCTCGACGAGCGCGTGATCGTCGGGCGAGGCCTGACGCCAGTGCACGGCCAACGAGACGCCCTTGTCTTCGAGGATCACCCCGCGCATCCCCGACAGACCGTTGGCGAGCAACGGCCGCACGAGCGAGAGGGCTTCGCGCGCGTCGTTGAGCGCCGGATGACGAAACGAGCAGTCGGGGCCGACGATCTCCTGACCGTGCATCCCCGAGAGGAAGATGGGACCCTCGACCTTCAGCCGCTGGCGCAGGTCGTCGAGGCGCCGGCCTGAGACGAATCCGACCGTCACGCGCGGCCGCGCCGCCAGGGCCGTCAGCAGCGCGCGCCTGGGCACGGGCAGCCTGGCCAGCTCGGGCGTCGGCGCGAACTCCGCGAGCGTGCCATCGAAGTCGAAGAGGAGAAGCCAGGGGCGGCCGGGCGCGTCGAGCGCCTCGACGATGGCCTCTGTCCGAGTTCGTTCCACTACCCGTGATCTTGCCACACCTGATGGGCCGAGGCACCCGGCAATGACCTCGTGGCGAGCGCGCGGTCCCGACTGCCCCGGCGGGGGTCGACGGCGGGTCTTGCCGCGGCCTTGCAGTGGGTTCGCCGCACGGGTTAGCCTCAGGCATGCCCGCGCCACCGCCCGTTCCAAGCCGCTCCGGGCGTGAGACGCGCCTGCTGCTCGTCACCATCGCGGTGTCGGTCGGCGTGCTGCTGCTGCTCGCCCGCTTCAGGTTCCCGGAAGCGCCCCGCGCGGCCGCCACCGCCACGCAGCCGCTCGAACGCCTGGCGGCGCGGGCCACGTACGACGAGCTGGCGGCCATCATCGAACAGCTCGAGTCGCGCGTCGCCCCGTCGGCCCTGGTGCTCCGGATCAGCGCCTCGCGCTCGGCCTCGCCGAGCATCGATGCGGGGTCCGAACAGCCGCGCTTCGTCCCCGGATTGCGCATCCGCGACGACCTCGTGCTGGCCGCGCTCCACCCCGAGGATCGGGTGCAGGGCATCGTGGGCAACGCCGAGGCCGTGCCGATGATGCTGGCCGCCGACCGCGTGCGAGGCCTGGCCCTGGTTCGCGTCCCGGCGCAGCCGACACAGCTGCCGGTCGCCGAGAGCCCGCGCGTCACGACGAGCCCGCGCTACGTCGCCGCGCTCGAAGGCACCCGCGGCGGCCCCTCGTTGCGTCCCCTCTTCCTGGGCCGCACCGATCCGGTCGTCGGCCCGCGCTGGGATCGCCCCCTGCTCGCGCTCGGGGGGACGCCCCAAGCCCAGATCGGGTCGATCGTCTTCACCTTCGATGGCCGCCTCGCCGGCATGGTCGTGGCCGACGAGGGCGTGCCGCTGCTCGCGCCAGGCGATGCGCTCCTGCAGGCCGCCGACGCGCTCCTGCAGGGCCGAACGGCCCAGACGGGCGACCTCGGCGTGACGTTTCAGCCGCTCACGCCCGATCTGGCGCGCGTGACCGGCGCGTCGCGTGGGGCCGTCGTGGCCCACATCGATCCGGACGGGCCGTCGGCCGGGATCCTGCGCCTCGGAGACGTGATCGAGACCGTGGCCAACGAAGCCGTGTTCTCGGCCGACGCGCTCGACCTGCGCATTGCCCGCGCGCAGCCGGGCCAGCGCCTGCCCGTCAAGGCCAGGCGCGGAAGCGACGCCATCGACGCGATCCTGACGGTCCGCGCGTACGAGCCTGCCGCCCCGGCACCGCTCGTCGGCCAGCTCGGCCTGACGCTCGCCGCCGTTCAGGATCTCGGCAGCGAAGTGGCCCGTGTCGAACCCCGGTCGCTCGGCGCCCACGCCGGGCTGATGGCCGGCGACATCATCACCCGGTTCGGCGACATCGACGCGCCGACACCCGCGGACATCACGCGGACCTTCGCGCGGAGCGCGACGGGTACCACCTGGCTCGTGGGCGCCGCCCGGCGCGACCGGCACTTCGTCATCGTGCTCGAGAAGCCGTGACACGTCGCGACGATGCCGCCGAAGTCGGCGGCGCCGACCCGCTCGACGCCGAGATGGGCCACCGGCCGGTGCCGGTTACGGTGCCGTGGTTCACGCCTCTCTTCCGATCGCGGGCCGCGCTCGGCATGAGGCCCATCACCGCGCCCGCGGTGCTGTTCGTTCCACTGGGGTACCTGATGGGGCCCTCGGTCGCGGGGATCCTGTCGCAGACGGCCGTGGCACAGCTCGACCCGGTGGTGTCGGTCGCGCTCGCCGCGCTCGGGGTGTTCGTGGGCCTCGCGCTCGACCTCCGCACGGCCGACGCGCGGCGCCTGTTCGTCGCGGCGAGTGCCGAGGCCTCGATCACGGTGGCGACGGTAGCGGTGTTTACGGGCCTGCTGCTGTGGCAGTGGCAGCTCCCGCTCGGGGTCGGCGCCACGTTCGTCGCCCTGGTCCTGGGAGTTTCGGCCTCGGCGTCGTCGGCCACGAGCGCCGCGGCGGGCCCTCATCCGTCGCTCGGCGTTGCGTCGCGAATCGCCGACCTCGACGACGTCCTGCCGATCGCGATCGGTGCCGGCCTCGTGGCATCGCTTGCCGCGACGTCGTTTGGTGATGGCGTGCGTCTGCTCGTCCTGACGGCCGCCCTCGGGCTCACGATCGCCGTCGCGGGCTGGCTGCTCTTCGAACGAGCCCGGTCGGCTGCCGAACGCGTCGTGTTCGTCGGCGGCGCGTTGATGCTGCTCGGCGGCGCGGCGGCCTACCTGTCGCTCTCGCCCCTGATGACGGGGATGGTGGCCGGGCTCTTCTGGACGTTCTCGCCGGGACGGGCCGACCAGGTAATTCGCGAGGACGTGCAGAGGCTCCAGCACCCGCTGGTGGTGCTGCTGCTCATCACCGCGGGCGCCAGCCTGGTGTACAGCCCGCTCGCGCTCTGGCTCTTCGCCCCGTTCACGGTCTTCCGGCTCACCGGCAAGCTGCTCGGCGGGCGGGCGGCGGTGGGCCTGTCGGGCGGGCTCGCGCCCGCCGATCTTGGCGCGTGGCTGCTGCCGCCGGGCCTGCTCGGGATCGCCTTCGCCCTCAACGTGGAGCAGGTCGGGGCCTCACCGGCCGGCGGCGCGCTGCTCTTCGCCGTGGTCGTGGGATCGATTGCCAGTGAAGTGATCGCGGTCGCCGTCGCCCCGGGGAGAGGTCGCGACTGATGCGCCGGCTGCTCGCCCTGTCGATCCTGCTCGCGACCGTCTGGGTCGTGCGGACCACGGGAACCGAGGACGTGGCCGCGCGGGGCACGGCGCTGGCGCTCGGCTTCGCGCTGATCGCCGCGGCGCTCGCAGGCGACCTGATCGAACGCCTGCGCCTGCCGCGGATCACGGGATACCTGCTCTTCGGCATGCTGTGCGGGCCGTACATTCTGAACCTGATCAACCGGCCGATGGCGCGCGACCTGCAGCTGGCCAACGGGCTCGCGGTGGCCCTCATCGCCTTCATCGCCGGCCTCGAGCTGAACTTCGCCCGGCTGCGGCCGCGGCTCGCGGCCATGATGCGGCTGGGTGCCACCATGCTGCTCGTCATGTACGCCGGGCTCGGCAGCCTCTTCTGGATTGCCTGGCCGTGGATTCCGATCCTGCCCGAGGCGACAGGTGTGGCCCGCCTGGCGCTCGCCTTGCTGACAACGACCGTGGTCGTGAGCTTCTCACCCACCGTGACCATCGCCGTGATCGCGGACAGCCGCGCACGCGGTCCGCTGAGCGAGCTGACGGTTTCGATCGTGGTCTTCGCCGATCTGGTGCTCATCCTGTTCTTCACGCTGGCGATGCAGTTCGTGCGCTGGGCACTCGGAGACGCCGCGGCCGGTGACGTCAGCCTGCTCGGCAGCCTGCTGTGGGAGATCATCGGGTCGTTCGCCTTCGGCGCGGCCGTCGGGTCGGTGTTCGCGTTGTATCTTCGCTACGTGGGACGCGAGTTGACCGTGGTCCTGCTCGGCCTCTGTGTGCTGCTGAGCGTGGTCGGCCGGGCGCTGCACTTCGAACCGCTGCTCGCGGCACTCGCCGCCGGCCTCGTGGTCGAGAACATCGCGCCGCCGCGCGGCGACGCCTTGAAGTCGGCGGTCGAACGAGGATCGCTGCCTGTACTCGTGGTGTTCTTCGCGGCAGCCGGGGCGTCGCTTCAGCTCGATGCCCTCGCGACCATCGGCCTCGTCGCCCTGCTCCTCGCGGGGGCGCGGGCCGTCGCCATCTGGCTCGGGGCGCGTGTTGCCACCCGAGCCTCAGGCATCGACCCGGAGCACGGACGCCTCGTCTGGATGGGGCTGGTCTCGCAAGCGGGGGTGACGCTGGGGCTCTCGGCGCTCGTGGCCAGCGAGTTCCCGACCTGGGGCCGTCCTCTCGAGACGATGGTCGTGGCCCTGATTGCGTTTCACCAACTCGTCGGACCGGTCCTCTTTAAGCAGGCCCTCGTGCGGGCCGGGGAGGTCGGCCGAGGCGAACGTGAGCTGGTCCCAGCACCAAGACCGGCAACCTGAAGGGCGAACCCTCGCCGGTCGGTCCCGCGACCACCGGCCCGGCAGCGGTGGCTACCTCGGCTGAGGCTGCGGCGGGCGTTGATCGTAGATGCGGCGGGCGTCCTCGCGCGCGCGGCGCTCCTCGGCCTCGCGCCGCCGCTTCTCGGCTCGCTCGTAGGCCCACTGTGCGGCCGCGAACGCCAGGCTCGACAGCGACATCGTCGGGCTGCGGAACGCCTGCGGCGTCGTGAG
The Acidobacteriota bacterium DNA segment above includes these coding regions:
- a CDS encoding cation:proton antiporter, translating into MRRLLALSILLATVWVVRTTGTEDVAARGTALALGFALIAAALAGDLIERLRLPRITGYLLFGMLCGPYILNLINRPMARDLQLANGLAVALIAFIAGLELNFARLRPRLAAMMRLGATMLLVMYAGLGSLFWIAWPWIPILPEATGVARLALALLTTTVVVSFSPTVTIAVIADSRARGPLSELTVSIVVFADLVLILFFTLAMQFVRWALGDAAAGDVSLLGSLLWEIIGSFAFGAAVGSVFALYLRYVGRELTVVLLGLCVLLSVVGRALHFEPLLAALAAGLVVENIAPPRGDALKSAVERGSLPVLVVFFAAAGASLQLDALATIGLVALLLAGARAVAIWLGARVATRASGIDPEHGRLVWMGLVSQAGVTLGLSALVASEFPTWGRPLETMVVALIAFHQLVGPVLFKQALVRAGEVGRGERELVPAPRPAT